The Mercenaria mercenaria strain notata chromosome 10, MADL_Memer_1, whole genome shotgun sequence genome contains a region encoding:
- the LOC123530681 gene encoding uncharacterized protein LOC123530681 isoform X4 yields the protein MQCQKRTYCKQKGTVVHFSLEIPLKLIGILSFLAGTKMPGDRDGIQELRVSEAVTSLNEQSIVMVTEIDEHCEPLDEEEVADLVPTTATAFINIEGEGQPSTSDNVSMCGYIGERTVTVGEQLPDIIQPANRYLQRNPDL from the exons ATGCAATGTCAAAAAAGAACTTACTGTAAACAGAAAGGAACTGTTGTGCATTTTTCATTGGAAATCCCCTTAAAATTAATTGGAATTTTGAGTTTTTTAGCAGGGACAAAAATGCCTGGAGACAGAGATGGAAt ACAAGAGCTGAGAGTCAGCGAGGCAGTGACATCATTGAATGAGCAAAGCATAGTAATG GTAACAGAGATAGACGAACATTGTGAACCTTTAGATGAGGAGGAGGTGGCTGATTTGGTGCCTACTACAGCAACAGCATTTATTAACATTGAAG GAGAAGGTCAACCATCAACCAGTGACAATGTCAGCATGTGTGGTTACATTGGGGAGAGAACAGTAACTGTTGGTGAACAGTTACCAGATATCATACAGCCTGCTAACAG GTATCTCCAGAGGAACCCAGACCTTTAG
- the LOC123530681 gene encoding uncharacterized protein LOC123530681 isoform X2: MQCQKRTYCKQKGTVVHFSLEIPLKLIGILSFLAGTKMPGDRDGIQELRVSEAVTSLNEQSIVMVTEIDEHCEPLDEEEVADLVPTTATAFINIEGEGQPSTSDNVSMCGYIGERTVTVGEQLPDIIQPANSVNDDIPSAGCEGLRKKART; this comes from the exons ATGCAATGTCAAAAAAGAACTTACTGTAAACAGAAAGGAACTGTTGTGCATTTTTCATTGGAAATCCCCTTAAAATTAATTGGAATTTTGAGTTTTTTAGCAGGGACAAAAATGCCTGGAGACAGAGATGGAAt ACAAGAGCTGAGAGTCAGCGAGGCAGTGACATCATTGAATGAGCAAAGCATAGTAATG GTAACAGAGATAGACGAACATTGTGAACCTTTAGATGAGGAGGAGGTGGCTGATTTGGTGCCTACTACAGCAACAGCATTTATTAACATTGAAG GAGAAGGTCAACCATCAACCAGTGACAATGTCAGCATGTGTGGTTACATTGGGGAGAGAACAGTAACTGTTGGTGAACAGTTACCAGATATCATACAGCCTGCTAACAG TGTAAATGATGACATTCCTTCCGCAGGATGTGAAGGTCTTCGTAAAAAGGCAAGAACTTAA
- the LOC123530681 gene encoding uncharacterized protein LOC123530681 isoform X1, producing MQCQKRTYCKQKGTVVHFSLEIPLKLIGILSFLAGTKMPGDRDGIQELRVSEAVTSLNEQSIVMVTEIDEHCEPLDEEEVADLVPTTATAFINIEAGEGQPSTSDNVSMCGYIGERTVTVGEQLPDIIQPANSVNDDIPSAGCEGLRKKART from the exons ATGCAATGTCAAAAAAGAACTTACTGTAAACAGAAAGGAACTGTTGTGCATTTTTCATTGGAAATCCCCTTAAAATTAATTGGAATTTTGAGTTTTTTAGCAGGGACAAAAATGCCTGGAGACAGAGATGGAAt ACAAGAGCTGAGAGTCAGCGAGGCAGTGACATCATTGAATGAGCAAAGCATAGTAATG GTAACAGAGATAGACGAACATTGTGAACCTTTAGATGAGGAGGAGGTGGCTGATTTGGTGCCTACTACAGCAACAGCATTTATTAACATTGAAG CAGGAGAAGGTCAACCATCAACCAGTGACAATGTCAGCATGTGTGGTTACATTGGGGAGAGAACAGTAACTGTTGGTGAACAGTTACCAGATATCATACAGCCTGCTAACAG TGTAAATGATGACATTCCTTCCGCAGGATGTGAAGGTCTTCGTAAAAAGGCAAGAACTTAA
- the LOC123530681 gene encoding uncharacterized protein LOC123530681 isoform X3, translated as MQCQKRTYCKQKGTVVHFSLEIPLKLIGILSFLAGTKMPGDRDGIQELRVSEAVTSLNEQSIVMVTEIDEHCEPLDEEEVADLVPTTATAFINIEAGEGQPSTSDNVSMCGYIGERTVTVGEQLPDIIQPANRYLQRNPDL; from the exons ATGCAATGTCAAAAAAGAACTTACTGTAAACAGAAAGGAACTGTTGTGCATTTTTCATTGGAAATCCCCTTAAAATTAATTGGAATTTTGAGTTTTTTAGCAGGGACAAAAATGCCTGGAGACAGAGATGGAAt ACAAGAGCTGAGAGTCAGCGAGGCAGTGACATCATTGAATGAGCAAAGCATAGTAATG GTAACAGAGATAGACGAACATTGTGAACCTTTAGATGAGGAGGAGGTGGCTGATTTGGTGCCTACTACAGCAACAGCATTTATTAACATTGAAG CAGGAGAAGGTCAACCATCAACCAGTGACAATGTCAGCATGTGTGGTTACATTGGGGAGAGAACAGTAACTGTTGGTGAACAGTTACCAGATATCATACAGCCTGCTAACAG GTATCTCCAGAGGAACCCAGACCTTTAG